One window of the Niallia circulans genome contains the following:
- a CDS encoding BglG family transcription antiterminator: MNLIEKDMKLLEEFLREEQYIPIKNLMFAFGVSEKTIRNSIGSINVFLEKFNSKIVAKRGEGYYLRTSNREEILKSITRVSDTPFFSSSDLLENVFKRLIEEVKYVKLEELCDEYYVSRSKMSSIISKLKKEIQTYGLVLKSKPHYGFKISGTELGKRLAIANMLRPKIYLDGTPKLFFIEDFIVKEWKIRDINCSDIVLQNIIYHIKIMIRRVLAGHPIDIPTENMTEGSLEHEVSQSIIEKVENVFTMKMSDAEIVYVYSHISGQIFQNDSQAGMHISDARINMIIDSFLEKIESMYDISLWKDQKLRSGLLIHLRPLIGRIMKDIHLRNPILHDIKKQFAFAFNLAVLLAEKVNSIFKCQLTDDDIAYLTMHIGLALERDFKKFDDKNFNRIAIICTTGQGTAQLLKFKIEQTFPKAHMIKNFSLYHQEDVIAFNPDIIFSTVPVDINNIPIEVISPFFTEEEKRKLLEEKSKVKTEYILDKYFSKDLFQSNLDCNDQKEAITKMCDLIGKTGITPPNFEELCLIRESLASTAFGNQIALVHPIELCSEVTKIGIGILKKPIDWSGLPVKIIFTIAQAKSSEVRDLLLFIQELVHNKELMIQLCEVNSFDEWKETIISYSENL; this comes from the coding sequence ATGAATTTAATAGAGAAAGATATGAAATTACTGGAAGAATTTCTTAGAGAAGAGCAATATATACCTATTAAAAATTTAATGTTTGCATTTGGCGTAAGCGAAAAAACAATCAGAAATTCAATAGGTAGCATAAACGTCTTTTTAGAGAAATTTAATAGTAAGATAGTGGCCAAAAGAGGAGAAGGATATTATCTTCGTACGAGCAATAGAGAAGAAATATTAAAAAGTATCACCAGGGTTAGTGATACGCCCTTCTTTTCTTCTTCTGATCTATTAGAAAATGTATTCAAAAGACTGATTGAAGAGGTTAAGTATGTAAAACTAGAAGAATTATGTGATGAATATTATGTAAGCAGAAGCAAAATGAGCAGCATAATTTCTAAGTTGAAAAAGGAAATTCAAACATATGGATTAGTGTTAAAGAGTAAGCCACATTACGGATTTAAAATAAGTGGCACGGAGTTAGGGAAAAGGTTAGCTATTGCTAACATGCTTAGACCAAAAATATATTTAGATGGAACGCCAAAGTTATTTTTTATTGAAGATTTCATTGTGAAGGAATGGAAAATTAGAGATATTAATTGTTCAGATATAGTGCTTCAGAATATTATTTATCATATAAAAATTATGATTAGACGTGTTTTAGCAGGGCATCCTATTGATATTCCCACAGAAAATATGACGGAAGGTTCGTTAGAGCATGAAGTTTCTCAATCGATTATAGAAAAGGTAGAGAATGTATTTACAATGAAAATGTCTGATGCTGAAATAGTCTATGTATATTCTCATATTAGTGGTCAAATTTTTCAAAATGATAGCCAGGCTGGAATGCATATATCGGATGCAAGAATAAATATGATTATTGATAGTTTTTTAGAAAAGATAGAATCGATGTATGATATTTCTCTATGGAAGGATCAGAAGCTTCGGTCTGGCCTTCTTATTCATTTGCGTCCTTTGATAGGAAGGATTATGAAAGACATTCATTTGAGGAATCCCATTCTTCATGATATAAAAAAACAATTTGCCTTTGCTTTCAATCTAGCAGTATTGTTAGCGGAAAAGGTGAATTCCATTTTTAAGTGTCAGTTAACTGATGATGACATAGCTTATTTGACAATGCATATTGGTTTGGCTCTAGAAAGAGACTTTAAAAAATTTGATGATAAGAACTTCAATCGAATAGCTATTATATGTACAACTGGGCAAGGTACGGCTCAATTACTTAAATTTAAGATAGAGCAAACATTTCCAAAAGCTCATATGATTAAAAACTTCTCTTTATATCATCAAGAAGATGTTATAGCCTTTAATCCTGATATTATATTCTCCACTGTTCCTGTTGACATAAATAACATACCAATAGAAGTGATTAGTCCTTTTTTCACAGAAGAGGAGAAACGAAAATTGCTAGAAGAAAAGTCTAAGGTGAAAACAGAATATATACTAGATAAGTATTTTTCTAAGGATTTGTTTCAGAGTAATTTGGACTGTAATGACCAAAAAGAGGCAATTACTAAAATGTGTGATTTAATAGGGAAAACAGGAATAACGCCTCCAAATTTTGAAGAACTTTGTTTAATAAGAGAAAGTTTGGCTAGTACAGCTTTTGGAAATCAAATTGCCCTTGTTCACCCCATAGAACTTTGCTCAGAAGTAACGAAAATTGGCATAGGGATTCTAAAGAAACCGATTGATTGGTCAGGCTTACCTGTTAAAATAATTTTTACTATTGCACAAGCTAAAAGCAGTGAGGTTAGAGATTTGTTACTATTCATACAAGAATTAGTGCATAATAAAGAGCTGATGATTCAACTATGTGAAGTAAATTCATTTGATGAATGGAAAGAAACTATCATTTCTTATTCTGAAAACTTGTGA